A stretch of DNA from Clostridium sp. JN-9:
GATTTTCCCTTCCTTATATTCTTTATTGAATTCCTCAACCTGCTTTTTTGCATATTCAAGAGGATCAGTGGTAATTGCTAGCAGCTCAGAATATTTTCCAATTCGTTTTACATTTTTTGTAGTGGTCTTCTTACCATTTCTGATTCCCATCTGAATGAAGTAAGTAGGATCTTTAGATTTTTTATCGTAATTCAATTTCATATAATATCACACCTCCATTCCTATTATAACATATAATACAACACCATACAACATATAAAACGCAAAATTTGACAAGAAAAAAATCAGGAAAGCCTTGTATTTAAAGCATTTTCTGACCATATAAGTTCATTATGTATTGGAGTAAGTGTTGAAAACCCGAAAAAACTTAAAGAAATCCTAGATGGCATGAGCTTGTAATCATTGTCGAATGTAACCAGGCAGCACCCGATAATTGTCGAACACCCCAGAAGTTTAGCACCTAAAAAAGTTTTAGGGCGCAGCCCGCTGATTTATATTGATTTGCTAGTATTTAATAAAAACATTGTAAAATCCGATTTCTACTGGAAATTATAAAAAAAATTTGCATAATAAAAGCATCCTTTTTATAATAGTTTTGCACAACACAATAGAAAGGATGCCTTAAGATGAATAAAAGTTATTTAAAACAAATGCTCACCTATATTAATAAAGTATACGATATAGGTGAAAAAATCAATACCTTAGAGGATAAAAAGATAAAATCTCTAGTAAAAATTTCAACAATCACCTTTGTAGTTTTGTTTGGATTTATGCTTCAAATAAGAAGTTTCAACAGGTTAGAGCATTGGCTTAAAAAAGGTAAATTTAAAAAAGTATTACCTAAAAACACTAAAATGATTCACATTGATGCCGTTAGGCGCTGCTTAAGTGATTTTGATTTGAATGGTTTGAAAAATATTCATGATAGTATAATTAGAACTACGATAAAAAATAAGATATTTAGAAATGGTACCATAGATGGCTTAAAGGTAGTTGCTGTAGATGGTGTAGAATTATTTGAAAGTGCTAAAAAATTTTGTGACAAATGTCTTTCACGAAAGAATAAGGATGGCACTACTCGTCATTTCCACAGATCTGTAGTTTGTACTACCGTAGGTTCGGATCCCCATGTTATTTTAGGACAAGAAATGCTTGAACCTAAGAAAGATAGTTCGAATAAAGATGAAGGTGAAATCACCGGAGGTATAAGATTAATAAAAAAATTATATCGTAAATATCACCATTTTGCCGATATTATAGTAGCTGATGCTTTATATTGTAAATCTACTTGGATAAAAGAAGTCCTTTCAATAGGAATGAATGCAGTAGTAAGAGTTAAAGATGAGCGTCTTCTCATTGTAAAGGATGCATTAGCTCTATTTAAGCGCCGTGAGGCTGATAAGAAATGGATTGTAAAGCAGGGAAGTAAAGACTATACCAAAATTAAAGCTTGGGATGAAGATAATTTTGAAATATCAGATCCGACTATCAAAGTTAGATTTATAAGGTTTATAGAAGAAATTCATACTGGAGATAAGGTAGAAATTAAAGAAGGCTGGATTATAACAACAGACAAATTTGCCTCAGTAGAAACCTTGTGGAAGATAATGCACAAGAGGTGGGATATAGAAAATAATGCCTTTCATCAGCTTAAAACAGAATGGCATTTAGATCATTGCTTTCTTCATAGCCCTACGGGCGTAGAGACAGTACTGATGTTTATAATTATAGCGTTTAATCTGATGCAGTTATATTTTTTTAGATGTATCAGAGGTTTTAGAAAGAAACGGATGCTTCAAATAGATATTATTGAAGATATAAAAGATGAAAGATTTACTATAGATGACAACTGGAATAATCCAATATTTAAAAAGACTTAATATAAAAATAAAATTGGAAATCGATTATTAAAATTTCTTAGGGTAAGGGTAATTATAACTATTTTTTCGACATATCGGTCTGTTGATTTACCAGCCATGTAAGAAAGTACAATAAAATACAATTCCAGTAAAAGTAAATCTTTTACTGGAATTTAGATGCGAAATCTCTGCGAACACCCTATTAAAGGGGTAAAATTTTTCTACTTGTGCTATAATATAAGTGTATTTTACATCACTAATGCTACCTTAAAGTTTAGTCCAAATTTCACTAAAAGTTATTATTGGTAACACCATGCGTATGCAGAATAATAAATAATGGCTTTGTAGGCCAGAAGGAGTGATTATTTTGGAAGGAATTATTTTGAATGCATTTGAAAGGACTACAGGCAACAAAAAATTCAAAGAAAATGGTTTTATACCAGGAGTAATATACGGAGATACTGTGAAAAAATCAGAACCTGTGAAATTTGAAGAAGTACCATTAAAGAGGGTTCTTGAAAAGCATGGTCCTAATGCTAAAATGTGGATTCAGTATGGTAATGAAAAAAAATATGGGTTCATAAAGGAAATTCAAAGACATCCTGTATCGGATAAGATTATTCATGTGGATGTACAGCTTGTTTCCAGAAAGCATGAAATTAAAATGCAGCTGCCAATCATATTTAAGGGTGAGGACAGACTTACCTCAAATGTGCTTCAGCTTCAAATTCATAAGCCTGAAATTGACGTTTACGGAAGAATGGATTTAATGCCTGATGCTGTTACAGTTGATGTATCCAAAAAAGAACTCGGAGATACAATTACAGTAAATGACTTTAATTTGGACAAGGAAATAAAAGTTAATGACATGGAAGGAGAAATTTACGCAACTGTTGCAAAGTTAAAGGAAAAGGATGAGCTGGGGGACACTGCTGAAGAAATCACTGAATAATTAAAATTAAAACATAATATTTTTATTTTAAAAGGATGAATGTTAATTTTCGTCCTTTTTCTATAATTAATAAATCAGAAAATGTGAACAATATACATATAAAATAATTATGGCTAAATTAAATCAATTATAAGAAGAAAAGCGGTGATTGCCATGTGCGGACGTTTTTACATTGAAAATAATATAGAAGATGTTATATCAGGTTATGGTATAACAGATGTAAAAAAACTCAATTTTTCAAAGGGAGAAATATTTCCTGGAACCAATATACCTGTAATTATAAAGAAAGATGAAAGAATACTGGATTTTTTTAAATGGGGATATAAGATTTATGGCATAAACAGTGAAGTTATCAATATCAGGATTGAAACAGCTGCGGAAAAGCCCAGCTTTAGGAATGCCTTTTTACAGAGCAGGTGTCTTATTCCTGCAAATGCTTTTTTTGAGTGGAAAAGTGAAGGAAAGTGCAAGACAAAATATAAAACTTCATTGGAGGAAGTTAAGCTTTTCTCATTAGCAGGAATATATAAGGAGTTTAAAGATAAAAATAACACATCATATTTTGGCGCTGCAATACTAACCAGAGCAGCTAATGAACAAATGAGTAAAATTCATAACCGAATGCCGGTTATTATAAAAAAAGAAGATGAAGAACAATGGCTGGCAGATTCAGACACAGGTATTTTAAAGCTTAGAGAAAAACTGGAGAAGGATAACTGGTTTAGATTAAAAATAGATTCAGCATCAGGAAGTCAGCAGATTTCAATATATGACTTATTGTAGACTAAAAAGGTTACCCGGGAATAATTATCTATTCCAGGATAACCTTTTATTTATAATTTTTGTACATTTACTGCCATAGGACCCTTTGGACCATCTGTAATATCAAAAATGACACTTTCACCTTCATGGAGGTCCTTATCATTTCCCTTTTCTTTAATTTGAAGGTGATTTACATAAACATCTTTTCCCTGATTGCAGGATATAAATCCATATCCTTTATCCTGATCATACCACTTAACTACACCAGTTACACTAGCCAACAAAAAGCCCCCTTATTATTATTTTTTATGTCTACAAATATAGTATTGTTATAAAAATGAGTATTATTCATTATTTTGTCGAATGTAACCAGGTAGCACCCGACATTTGTCACATTTTACTTTCCATTGACCATCACATCATTGTCCTTTGTTTTATGATTATTCTTATTCTTAAATATACCCATAACATTTTCTGCAATATTTTTACTGGTGTTTCTAATCATTTCACCAGGAAGTTTTTTAAGCTTAAAACTATGAAATTCAAATATGGGTTCCAGTAAATTCATTGTATCGTCATAGCCTATCTTTATTCGATTACGTATACCTTCATTAGAAAAATCAAGTACACCTGAAAAAACCCCGCCCTGGTCTGTACTTGGGCTTATGCAGATTATTTTACACTTAGGAAATTTGCTTCTGTCAATTATATAATTTCTGTCTAAATTTATTACAAATAACATATCAAAGCCTAGATTGTAAAGCGGCCTAATTGGCAAATTATCAAATAAGCCTCCATCTAAATATTTTAAGTTTCCTATTTCTTCAGCGGAAAATACAGGAGGAATAGCTGCAGATGCACATAAAATTTTTTTAGCAGTATCAGAATCATAGTTATTTAATTTGAAATATCTCCCAACTAAATCAGGGAGTTCAGCACAAGTTATATAGATTGGCATTGGAGAGCATAGTGCTTCATTAAGATCCAGGCTGTCCAATATATCAGTTAAGCCCTGCCTTGAAACATTACCTTGCTCTAATAATCCAGGCAGATGTTTTTTTATGAAGTTAAGATTTTTAGTGCCTATAAATAATTTTAAACCTTTTGTAAAAAGATCTACATTGTCAGTTGGCAGTGCTTTTTCTCTTGTAAGGCTCATCCATATATCTTCCGCCAGATTATAATC
This window harbors:
- a CDS encoding transposase; the encoded protein is MNKSYLKQMLTYINKVYDIGEKINTLEDKKIKSLVKISTITFVVLFGFMLQIRSFNRLEHWLKKGKFKKVLPKNTKMIHIDAVRRCLSDFDLNGLKNIHDSIIRTTIKNKIFRNGTIDGLKVVAVDGVELFESAKKFCDKCLSRKNKDGTTRHFHRSVVCTTVGSDPHVILGQEMLEPKKDSSNKDEGEITGGIRLIKKLYRKYHHFADIIVADALYCKSTWIKEVLSIGMNAVVRVKDERLLIVKDALALFKRREADKKWIVKQGSKDYTKIKAWDEDNFEISDPTIKVRFIRFIEEIHTGDKVEIKEGWIITTDKFASVETLWKIMHKRWDIENNAFHQLKTEWHLDHCFLHSPTGVETVLMFIIIAFNLMQLYFFRCIRGFRKKRMLQIDIIEDIKDERFTIDDNWNNPIFKKT
- a CDS encoding 50S ribosomal protein L25, which produces MEGIILNAFERTTGNKKFKENGFIPGVIYGDTVKKSEPVKFEEVPLKRVLEKHGPNAKMWIQYGNEKKYGFIKEIQRHPVSDKIIHVDVQLVSRKHEIKMQLPIIFKGEDRLTSNVLQLQIHKPEIDVYGRMDLMPDAVTVDVSKKELGDTITVNDFNLDKEIKVNDMEGEIYATVAKLKEKDELGDTAEEITE
- a CDS encoding SOS response-associated peptidase, yielding MCGRFYIENNIEDVISGYGITDVKKLNFSKGEIFPGTNIPVIIKKDERILDFFKWGYKIYGINSEVINIRIETAAEKPSFRNAFLQSRCLIPANAFFEWKSEGKCKTKYKTSLEEVKLFSLAGIYKEFKDKNNTSYFGAAILTRAANEQMSKIHNRMPVIIKKEDEEQWLADSDTGILKLREKLEKDNWFRLKIDSASGSQQISIYDLL
- a CDS encoding cold shock domain-containing protein, coding for MASVTGVVKWYDQDKGYGFISCNQGKDVYVNHLQIKEKGNDKDLHEGESVIFDITDGPKGPMAVNVQKL
- a CDS encoding patatin-like phospholipase family protein; this translates as MKIGLVLSGGGCKGAYQIGVWKALRELKIDTYIQGVSGTSIGALNAALFALNDYNLAEDIWMSLTREKALPTDNVDLFTKGLKLFIGTKNLNFIKKHLPGLLEQGNVSRQGLTDILDSLDLNEALCSPMPIYITCAELPDLVGRYFKLNNYDSDTAKKILCASAAIPPVFSAEEIGNLKYLDGGLFDNLPIRPLYNLGFDMLFVINLDRNYIIDRSKFPKCKIICISPSTDQGGVFSGVLDFSNEGIRNRIKIGYDDTMNLLEPIFEFHSFKLKKLPGEMIRNTSKNIAENVMGIFKNKNNHKTKDNDVMVNGK